A genomic region of Alligator mississippiensis isolate rAllMis1 chromosome 6, rAllMis1, whole genome shotgun sequence contains the following coding sequences:
- the NHSL3 gene encoding uncharacterized protein KIAA1522 homolog isoform X1, protein MAAPAGAESTWAPGAGQGQGAESPPKKKKSKPGSSGLRRAFSWLRGRRKKKRSSQPPAQGDLPPKGKRPEERGKKGKGAAKAENDKRLSAQCRTRAEGPDNVFFPSSRPPHLEELHNQAQAGLKSLQHQEKQKQTKGTWDHGDANSIQSSHVSTDDDELSLCSQTQSCMTDSASEDALSVRSEMIQRKGSTFRPHDSFPKSSEKAGKRRKERRTTVLGIPHHVQKELGLRNGHEPKVRPSSIAPRDGLGQVGRGSSPLGTAPQVLVNGGEAIRIPTVDGKLQERPAPEGGAHVSLRALEEAEAEAALQKHIERMYYDDTLLGRKTAAKLSPMVRPKSLAVPGMTTHAGSPELLRPVMSISPQGTYLSKIIPNAILPPMVDVVALTRTSVRTLSRCSLASSPASVRSFTRFSESSCRSREPSSSSDNWSHSQSTETIVSNSSTISSHGGSGSRKVEAGPHGEAAPTGKLDTDQLSVNSAVNHVGASSKSTAVPTSHGLLMVGPRSVGGSSGRASPAYSTSSVADGSDTASLRSDRSSVRSVSLRKMKKPPAPPRRTHSLLQKAQEKEAAGREQKVLGLPPKPERRPQHESGAPWTPRLGSRSLTGEDEVFSPSSLSETSSIRSDSLAYSADASSPDVSQCSPVLGERPQGRGEGTVLVLRESQAVPKRSSPDGFDRTMSPSSGYSSQSGTPTLPSKGLSPHAASPNARRPQPKKPERVCSLKSPALSMSSSLTSLSSSASDPAPTETAPPPPAGPGPAGFIPSLQSRMEKFIIPPHPKVPAPFSPPPTKPQQAAPFASPTTSSPLPREPQASRAADQVPSALPKPKTKSPPPSPPPSYHPPPPPMKKAESSPEGPRSETAPETLPDALWPPPPPPALDEQDLSMADFPPPDEACFSTLAPPEHLPVTDAAEARLEPAATEQPSGTKAAPLQGSPGATSLSFLATVSSRIQQEGTSTGAALPSPTMESPPASTPGPAAAPGSQPSQPKPVGAKGPPPPPAAPAPPALPTGLQPQASLKKTANGSRLDPKKEPVCRTKSSPMPKEDANLPIVTPSLLQMVRLRSVNVDAHAATDPSKQPPSQAGLGANGEVRQAQPVPQKPIRRALSMRQPAPSKDTVPLNQLHNAVRLKASTLSSREALGPASSQPARGNKLTLPGPMAAGPEALAGDAKDGQVSPLHKSPASTASFIFAKSSKKLVIETPSSPDAQADLKRNLVAELMNLSGQRSSAPAPTQPCQAASGKTQAQRKPSKIPPPVARKPSLGTAQPKSPVSPKPPGAEALSSPLPDSKATALSTEENRTKSEQSGNTALPAESSRAGHLAGPETPSQNPPAQDRREETA, encoded by the exons GGGCCGCCAAGGCTGAGAACGACAAGCGGCTGAGTGCGCAGTGCCGGACGAGGGCCGAGGGCCCCGACAATGTCTTCTTCCCCAGCAGCCGCCCACCGCACTTGGAAGAGCTTCACAACCAGGCCCAGGCGGGGCTCAAGTCCCTGCAGCATCAAG AAAAACAGAAGCAGACCAAAGGCACTTGGGACCATGGAGACGCCAACAGCATCCAG TCTTCCCACGTGTCCACGGACGACGATGAGCTCTCGTTGTGCAGCCAGACACAGTCATGCATGACAGACAGCGCCTCGGAGGATGCCCTCTCTGTCCGCTCTGAGATGATCCAGCGGAAAG GTTCCACCTTCCGGCCTCATGACTCCTTTCCAAAGTCCTCGGAGAAGGccgggaagaggaggaaggagaggaggacgACCGTGCTGGGCATCCCCCACCATGTCCAGAAGGAGCTCG GTCTGAGGAACGGCCACGAGCCAAAGGTGCGTCCCAGCAGTATCGCCCCCCGGGATGGCCTCGGGCAGGTGGGTCGGGGCAGCAGTCCCCTGGGCACGgccccccaggtcctggtgaatgGCGGCGAGGCCATCCGCATCCCAACTGTCGACGGAAAGCTTCAAGAGCGGCCGGCACCCGAAGGTGGTGCCCACGTGTCCCTGCGAGCACTGGAAGAGGCAGAGGCGGAGGCGGCCCTCCAGAAGCACATTGAGCGGATGTACTACGATGACACACTGCTGGGGAGGAAGACAGCAGCCAAGCTGTCCCCCATGGTGAGGCCGAAGTCGCTGGCGGTGCCGGGAATGACCACCCACGCCGGCTCCCCCGAGCTGCTGCGCCCCGTCATGTCCATCTCTCCGCAAGGCACCTACCTGTCCAAGATCATCCCCAATGCCATCCTGCCCCCCATGGTGGATGTCGTCGCCCTGACGCGCACCAGTGTGCGGACGCTGAGCCGCTGCAGcctggcctccagccctgcctcggTCCGTTCCTTCACCCGCTTCTCCGAGAGCAGCTGCCGCAGCCGggagccctcctcctccagcgaCAACTGGAGCCACTCCCAGTCCACGGAGACCATCGTGTCCAACAGCTCCACCATCTCCTCCCACGGCGGTTCTGGCAGCAGGAAGGTGGAGGCTGGGCCACATGGCGAGGCAGCGCCAACGGGCAAGTTGGACACGGATCAACTCAGTGTCAACAGTGCCGTGAACCATGTCGGTGCCAGCTCCAAGTCCACTGCCGTGCCCACCTCCCATGGCCTCCTGATGGTGGGGCCGCGGAGCGTTGGGGGCAGCAGCGGCCGGGCCTCACCTGCCTACAGCACCAGCAGTGTGGCGGATGGCTCGGACACCGCCAGCCTGCGGAGTGACCGCTCCTCGGTGCGCAGCGTATCCCTCAGGAAGATGAAGAAACCCCCGGCACCTCCCCGGAGgacccactccctgctccagaaGGCCCAAGAGAAGGAGgcggctggcagggagcagaaggtgCTGGGCTTGCCACCCAAGCCAGAGCGCAGGCCTCAGCATGAGAGCGGTGCACCCTGGACGCCGCGCCTGGGCAGCCGGAGCCTCACAGGCGAGGATGAGGTCTTCTCCCCGTCCTCGCTGAGTGAGACCAGCAGCATCCGCTCCGACAGCCTGGCCTATTCGGCCGACGCCAGCTCGCCTGACGTCTCGCAGTGCAGCCCGGTGCTGGGAGAGAGGccgcagggcaggggggaaggcacGGTCCTGGTGCTGAGGGAGTCGCAGGCTGTGCCTAAGCGCAGCTCCCCTGATGGCTTCGACCGCACCATGTCCCCCTCCAGTGGGTACTCGAGCCAGAGCGGCACCCCCACGCTCCCCAGCAAGGGCCTCAGCCCTCACGCCGCCTCCCCCAACGCCAGACGGCCGCAGCCAAAAAAGCCAGAGAGGGTCTGCTCCCTCAAGTCTCCCGCGCTGTCCATGTCCTCGTCCCTGACGTCCCTGTCCTCCTCAGCCTCGGACCCGGCCCCCACCGAGACGGCACCACCACCCCCCGCTGGCCCGGGCCCTGCTGGCTTCATCCCCTCCCTGCAGAGCAGAATGGAGAAGTTTATTATCCCTCCTCACCCCAAGGTGCcggcccccttctccccacctcccaccaagccccagcaggcagctccctttgccagccccaccacctcttcccccctcccacggGAGCCGCAAGCCTCGAGAGCAGCAGACCAGGTGCCCTCGGCACTCCCCAAGCCTAAGACCAAGTCACCCCCTCCGTCTCCTCCCCCTTCCTACCATCCTCCGCCACCACCGATGAAAAAGGCTGAATCGAGCCCAGAGGGTCCCCGCTCAGAGACTGCCCCGGAGACCCTGCCGGACGCTCTGtggcccccaccacccccaccagccctggatGAGCAGGACCTGTCCATGGCAGACTTCCCCCCACCGGATGAAGCCTGTTTCTCCACCCTGGCCCCGCCGGAGCATCTCCCTGTCACTGATGCTGCAGAAGCCCGGCTGGAGCCCGCGGCCACGGAGCAGCCATCTGGCACAAAAGCAGCAcccctgcagggcagcccaggggcaACCTCGCTCTCCTTTTTGGCCACAGTGTCCTCCAGGATCCAGCAGGAGGGCACGTCGACTGGGGCAGCACTGCCATCTCCCACCATGGAGTCGCCTCCTGCCTCGACGCCTGGCCCTGCTGCCGCGCCGGGCTCCCAGCCTAGCCAGCCCAAGCCAGTGGGGGCAAAAGGtccacctcccccaccagcagctccagccccccctgctctgcccactggTCTCCAGCCTCAAGCAAGCCTTAAGAAGACAGCGAATGGCTCCCGGCTGGATCCCAAGAAGGAGCCTGTGTGTCGGACCAAGAGCAGCCCCATGCCAAAGGAGGATGCCAACCTGCCCATCGTCAcaccctccctgctgcagatGGTGCGTCTGCGCTCGGTCAATGTGGATGCCCACGCTGCCACAGAccccagcaagcagccccctAGCCAGGCTGGGTTGGGTGCCAATGGCGAGGTGAGGCAggcccagcctgtgccccagaagCCCATCCGCAGGGCTCTGTCCATGCGGCAGCCTGCTCCTTCCAAAGACACCGTGCCTTTGAACCAGCTCCACAATGCCGTACGTCTCAAGGCTTCCACCTTGTCTTCCAGGGAGGCGCTGGGACCTGCATCCTCCCAGCCAGCCCGTGGCAATAAGCTGACTCTCCCGGGCCCCATGGCTGCTGGTCCAGAGGCCCTTGCAGGGGATGCCAAGGATGGCCAGGTATCCCCCCTCCACAAGTCGCCTGCCTCCACGGCCAGCTTCATCTTTGCCAAGAGCTCCAAGAAGCTGGTCATCGAGACCCCCTCCAGCCCGGACGCACAGGCTGACCTCAAGAGGAACTTGGTCGCTGAGCTGATGAATCTCTCTGGACAGCGCTCCTCAGCCCCGGCACCGacccagccatgccaggcagCTTCTGGCAAGACACAAGCACAGAGGAAGCCCAGCAAGATCCCACCTCCAGTCGCCAGGAAGCCTTCCCTGGGCACAGCGCAGCCCAAGTCGCCTGTGAGTCCGAAGCCGCCGGGAGCGGAGGCGCTAAGCTCACCCCTGCCAGACAGTAAAGCCACAGCTTTGTCAACGGAAGAAAACAGGACTAAGAGTGAGCAGTCGGGGAACACGGCTCTCCCAGCGGAGAGCAGCAGAGCCGGGCACCTGGCTGGCCCAGAGACGCCATCGCAGAATCCCCCAGCACAAG ACAGAAGGGAGGAGACCGCATGA
- the NHSL3 gene encoding uncharacterized protein KIAA1522 homolog isoform X2, with amino-acid sequence MGNTYHKRNPPVAKARSFWHFGRSGKLKTGAAKAENDKRLSAQCRTRAEGPDNVFFPSSRPPHLEELHNQAQAGLKSLQHQEKQKQTKGTWDHGDANSIQSSHVSTDDDELSLCSQTQSCMTDSASEDALSVRSEMIQRKGSTFRPHDSFPKSSEKAGKRRKERRTTVLGIPHHVQKELGLRNGHEPKVRPSSIAPRDGLGQVGRGSSPLGTAPQVLVNGGEAIRIPTVDGKLQERPAPEGGAHVSLRALEEAEAEAALQKHIERMYYDDTLLGRKTAAKLSPMVRPKSLAVPGMTTHAGSPELLRPVMSISPQGTYLSKIIPNAILPPMVDVVALTRTSVRTLSRCSLASSPASVRSFTRFSESSCRSREPSSSSDNWSHSQSTETIVSNSSTISSHGGSGSRKVEAGPHGEAAPTGKLDTDQLSVNSAVNHVGASSKSTAVPTSHGLLMVGPRSVGGSSGRASPAYSTSSVADGSDTASLRSDRSSVRSVSLRKMKKPPAPPRRTHSLLQKAQEKEAAGREQKVLGLPPKPERRPQHESGAPWTPRLGSRSLTGEDEVFSPSSLSETSSIRSDSLAYSADASSPDVSQCSPVLGERPQGRGEGTVLVLRESQAVPKRSSPDGFDRTMSPSSGYSSQSGTPTLPSKGLSPHAASPNARRPQPKKPERVCSLKSPALSMSSSLTSLSSSASDPAPTETAPPPPAGPGPAGFIPSLQSRMEKFIIPPHPKVPAPFSPPPTKPQQAAPFASPTTSSPLPREPQASRAADQVPSALPKPKTKSPPPSPPPSYHPPPPPMKKAESSPEGPRSETAPETLPDALWPPPPPPALDEQDLSMADFPPPDEACFSTLAPPEHLPVTDAAEARLEPAATEQPSGTKAAPLQGSPGATSLSFLATVSSRIQQEGTSTGAALPSPTMESPPASTPGPAAAPGSQPSQPKPVGAKGPPPPPAAPAPPALPTGLQPQASLKKTANGSRLDPKKEPVCRTKSSPMPKEDANLPIVTPSLLQMVRLRSVNVDAHAATDPSKQPPSQAGLGANGEVRQAQPVPQKPIRRALSMRQPAPSKDTVPLNQLHNAVRLKASTLSSREALGPASSQPARGNKLTLPGPMAAGPEALAGDAKDGQVSPLHKSPASTASFIFAKSSKKLVIETPSSPDAQADLKRNLVAELMNLSGQRSSAPAPTQPCQAASGKTQAQRKPSKIPPPVARKPSLGTAQPKSPVSPKPPGAEALSSPLPDSKATALSTEENRTKSEQSGNTALPAESSRAGHLAGPETPSQNPPAQDRREETA; translated from the exons GGGCCGCCAAGGCTGAGAACGACAAGCGGCTGAGTGCGCAGTGCCGGACGAGGGCCGAGGGCCCCGACAATGTCTTCTTCCCCAGCAGCCGCCCACCGCACTTGGAAGAGCTTCACAACCAGGCCCAGGCGGGGCTCAAGTCCCTGCAGCATCAAG AAAAACAGAAGCAGACCAAAGGCACTTGGGACCATGGAGACGCCAACAGCATCCAG TCTTCCCACGTGTCCACGGACGACGATGAGCTCTCGTTGTGCAGCCAGACACAGTCATGCATGACAGACAGCGCCTCGGAGGATGCCCTCTCTGTCCGCTCTGAGATGATCCAGCGGAAAG GTTCCACCTTCCGGCCTCATGACTCCTTTCCAAAGTCCTCGGAGAAGGccgggaagaggaggaaggagaggaggacgACCGTGCTGGGCATCCCCCACCATGTCCAGAAGGAGCTCG GTCTGAGGAACGGCCACGAGCCAAAGGTGCGTCCCAGCAGTATCGCCCCCCGGGATGGCCTCGGGCAGGTGGGTCGGGGCAGCAGTCCCCTGGGCACGgccccccaggtcctggtgaatgGCGGCGAGGCCATCCGCATCCCAACTGTCGACGGAAAGCTTCAAGAGCGGCCGGCACCCGAAGGTGGTGCCCACGTGTCCCTGCGAGCACTGGAAGAGGCAGAGGCGGAGGCGGCCCTCCAGAAGCACATTGAGCGGATGTACTACGATGACACACTGCTGGGGAGGAAGACAGCAGCCAAGCTGTCCCCCATGGTGAGGCCGAAGTCGCTGGCGGTGCCGGGAATGACCACCCACGCCGGCTCCCCCGAGCTGCTGCGCCCCGTCATGTCCATCTCTCCGCAAGGCACCTACCTGTCCAAGATCATCCCCAATGCCATCCTGCCCCCCATGGTGGATGTCGTCGCCCTGACGCGCACCAGTGTGCGGACGCTGAGCCGCTGCAGcctggcctccagccctgcctcggTCCGTTCCTTCACCCGCTTCTCCGAGAGCAGCTGCCGCAGCCGggagccctcctcctccagcgaCAACTGGAGCCACTCCCAGTCCACGGAGACCATCGTGTCCAACAGCTCCACCATCTCCTCCCACGGCGGTTCTGGCAGCAGGAAGGTGGAGGCTGGGCCACATGGCGAGGCAGCGCCAACGGGCAAGTTGGACACGGATCAACTCAGTGTCAACAGTGCCGTGAACCATGTCGGTGCCAGCTCCAAGTCCACTGCCGTGCCCACCTCCCATGGCCTCCTGATGGTGGGGCCGCGGAGCGTTGGGGGCAGCAGCGGCCGGGCCTCACCTGCCTACAGCACCAGCAGTGTGGCGGATGGCTCGGACACCGCCAGCCTGCGGAGTGACCGCTCCTCGGTGCGCAGCGTATCCCTCAGGAAGATGAAGAAACCCCCGGCACCTCCCCGGAGgacccactccctgctccagaaGGCCCAAGAGAAGGAGgcggctggcagggagcagaaggtgCTGGGCTTGCCACCCAAGCCAGAGCGCAGGCCTCAGCATGAGAGCGGTGCACCCTGGACGCCGCGCCTGGGCAGCCGGAGCCTCACAGGCGAGGATGAGGTCTTCTCCCCGTCCTCGCTGAGTGAGACCAGCAGCATCCGCTCCGACAGCCTGGCCTATTCGGCCGACGCCAGCTCGCCTGACGTCTCGCAGTGCAGCCCGGTGCTGGGAGAGAGGccgcagggcaggggggaaggcacGGTCCTGGTGCTGAGGGAGTCGCAGGCTGTGCCTAAGCGCAGCTCCCCTGATGGCTTCGACCGCACCATGTCCCCCTCCAGTGGGTACTCGAGCCAGAGCGGCACCCCCACGCTCCCCAGCAAGGGCCTCAGCCCTCACGCCGCCTCCCCCAACGCCAGACGGCCGCAGCCAAAAAAGCCAGAGAGGGTCTGCTCCCTCAAGTCTCCCGCGCTGTCCATGTCCTCGTCCCTGACGTCCCTGTCCTCCTCAGCCTCGGACCCGGCCCCCACCGAGACGGCACCACCACCCCCCGCTGGCCCGGGCCCTGCTGGCTTCATCCCCTCCCTGCAGAGCAGAATGGAGAAGTTTATTATCCCTCCTCACCCCAAGGTGCcggcccccttctccccacctcccaccaagccccagcaggcagctccctttgccagccccaccacctcttcccccctcccacggGAGCCGCAAGCCTCGAGAGCAGCAGACCAGGTGCCCTCGGCACTCCCCAAGCCTAAGACCAAGTCACCCCCTCCGTCTCCTCCCCCTTCCTACCATCCTCCGCCACCACCGATGAAAAAGGCTGAATCGAGCCCAGAGGGTCCCCGCTCAGAGACTGCCCCGGAGACCCTGCCGGACGCTCTGtggcccccaccacccccaccagccctggatGAGCAGGACCTGTCCATGGCAGACTTCCCCCCACCGGATGAAGCCTGTTTCTCCACCCTGGCCCCGCCGGAGCATCTCCCTGTCACTGATGCTGCAGAAGCCCGGCTGGAGCCCGCGGCCACGGAGCAGCCATCTGGCACAAAAGCAGCAcccctgcagggcagcccaggggcaACCTCGCTCTCCTTTTTGGCCACAGTGTCCTCCAGGATCCAGCAGGAGGGCACGTCGACTGGGGCAGCACTGCCATCTCCCACCATGGAGTCGCCTCCTGCCTCGACGCCTGGCCCTGCTGCCGCGCCGGGCTCCCAGCCTAGCCAGCCCAAGCCAGTGGGGGCAAAAGGtccacctcccccaccagcagctccagccccccctgctctgcccactggTCTCCAGCCTCAAGCAAGCCTTAAGAAGACAGCGAATGGCTCCCGGCTGGATCCCAAGAAGGAGCCTGTGTGTCGGACCAAGAGCAGCCCCATGCCAAAGGAGGATGCCAACCTGCCCATCGTCAcaccctccctgctgcagatGGTGCGTCTGCGCTCGGTCAATGTGGATGCCCACGCTGCCACAGAccccagcaagcagccccctAGCCAGGCTGGGTTGGGTGCCAATGGCGAGGTGAGGCAggcccagcctgtgccccagaagCCCATCCGCAGGGCTCTGTCCATGCGGCAGCCTGCTCCTTCCAAAGACACCGTGCCTTTGAACCAGCTCCACAATGCCGTACGTCTCAAGGCTTCCACCTTGTCTTCCAGGGAGGCGCTGGGACCTGCATCCTCCCAGCCAGCCCGTGGCAATAAGCTGACTCTCCCGGGCCCCATGGCTGCTGGTCCAGAGGCCCTTGCAGGGGATGCCAAGGATGGCCAGGTATCCCCCCTCCACAAGTCGCCTGCCTCCACGGCCAGCTTCATCTTTGCCAAGAGCTCCAAGAAGCTGGTCATCGAGACCCCCTCCAGCCCGGACGCACAGGCTGACCTCAAGAGGAACTTGGTCGCTGAGCTGATGAATCTCTCTGGACAGCGCTCCTCAGCCCCGGCACCGacccagccatgccaggcagCTTCTGGCAAGACACAAGCACAGAGGAAGCCCAGCAAGATCCCACCTCCAGTCGCCAGGAAGCCTTCCCTGGGCACAGCGCAGCCCAAGTCGCCTGTGAGTCCGAAGCCGCCGGGAGCGGAGGCGCTAAGCTCACCCCTGCCAGACAGTAAAGCCACAGCTTTGTCAACGGAAGAAAACAGGACTAAGAGTGAGCAGTCGGGGAACACGGCTCTCCCAGCGGAGAGCAGCAGAGCCGGGCACCTGGCTGGCCCAGAGACGCCATCGCAGAATCCCCCAGCACAAG ACAGAAGGGAGGAGACCGCATGA